The following are from one region of the Populus trichocarpa isolate Nisqually-1 chromosome 8, P.trichocarpa_v4.1, whole genome shotgun sequence genome:
- the LOC7479830 gene encoding transcriptional activator DEMETER isoform X2, which produces MERFPIPQDIDFLPTMTGKPIPRSNVMLTDGQGNQLGRTNWQLGGFSSGCEQDVSSYSRVTQHADQIDQLVRNGGDNIRNAGIGHEVTRMGNNTGNHIESQTAGLNSSLLASILAYPNIATFTSPVAPPSASTCMVWRPSFPNLHAQVNNCSEPNLLLGNQARCWNLLSSSYISPQTHYEPPSPWLPHHDLNSSPRIEADAASSVTTSFKFATVVPDQAKRLESKLPTTMSPSREKNSSGENEKNDLVVFNELKANQQNSEELSCNIADSSSAVISTPFEGEKDLARPDEQGIDLNKTPLQKPPKRRKHRPKVIVEGKPKRTPKAATTKNTDPKEKSTEKRKYVRKALKEPAIQQTDSAIETTPPSSAKRKYVRKKGLNESAVQHTDSIGETINTRPVKRKYVRKKGLNESAVQHTDSIGETINTCPVKRKYVRKKGINESANQHADSTVGIAHSSAEVGAKSCRRELRFDLETTTDERYSNAAAQEDMLNKKRGTFDLNTSLQVADSSTTTSQMNQHNSLQVENKQSGATSNQTPLMNQMGRSYTSISERHAVAAELTPRKIMHMENLNVNARDARGIGQVVFLEKRPERTRQITYQNTPQSVQMIPLYLIEGRGSKREHLHIEKTNTCTFQPVGSLFDEYYQSIPGVGCLEAQKRNKTENGTQTNTLSMSSCVATTKYPGEWYVHPTASQNLPKQCISFNPILHLERTGESNGLAQVHNSLSPTTIAVCHNLSQTPLKTNHASDSQLQPETCNTEMSRIQQMSGATVSITIPSGKGRMPQQPKDILKEHQQPSAKRRGRPAKQKFSSTIEEIIHHMECLSLNARSKKIKNKEQNALVPYKGGGTLVPYDGFEFVKKHKPRPKVDLDPESDRVWKLLMGKEGSEGLERTDKGKEQWWEEERKVFHGRVDSFIARMHLVQGDRRFSKWKGSVVDSVIGVFLTQNVSDHLSSSAFMSLASLFPLKSRSNAAHDSHRKGIMVEEPDVCMQNPNDIIKWNSKFRYPLYNQSPITHHGSAEPQGESETWCIERASMVGAQSHSLEEEFVSSQDSFDSSTVQANGGVRSYSGSNSETEDPPTGCKPSTSHGLSFVDRLEMESPTLLEEFDGCESGSSLFHRGSGHENEQAEGIQNMQQGAGLERLGNLNCFSPYNKQFDYCNPQMQGKVVSCSNYGLLHMTSQSNAQQAEGFKLQSEDSISSWTSNSSRFNKEKAASCSSKTVGQKAASVGKKAAREYELPRYQEAPLAVQHSLYRKQSMYEQSSFQPYHENQVNERNETLQWQSMSAGGPVNLAETLPEKQNSYTQHISNVPRLTENILDFQRITSVNKQTPQENIVVDPNTKKKVHPDNRENLKSNANASKARKGKVESEKADVFDWDSLRKQVQTNGRKERTEDTMDSLDYEAVRCAGVNEISEAIKERGMNKILAERIQEFLNRLVREHGSIDLEWLRDVPPGKAKDYLLSIRGLGLKSVECVRLLTLHHLAFPVDTNVGRIAVRLGWVPLQPLPESLQLHLLELYPILESIQKYLWPRLCKLDQRTLYELHYQMITFGKVFCTKSRPNCNACPMRAECRHFASAFTSARLALPGPETKDITTSTVPFMPEKSPSIVINPMPLLPPEDNQHKSVGFDIGSCEPIIEEPVTPDQEQTELAETDIEDFGEDPDEIPTIKLNMEEFTENLQNYIHSNMELQEYDMSKALVALDPNASIPTPKLKNVSRLRTEHQVYELPDSHPLLQGMDKREPDDPSPYLLAIWTPGETANSIEPPEQQCQSREPNKLCNEKICFSCNSIREANSQTVRGTLLIPCRTAMRGSFPLNGTYFQVNEMFADHESSLNPIDVPRSLIWNLPRRIVYFGTSVPSIFKGLSTEGVQHCFWKGFVCVRGFDQKTRAPRPLKARLHFPVSRLVKTKNEKK; this is translated from the exons ATGGAGAGATTTCCAATCCCGCAGGATATTGATTTCTTACCAACAATGACAGGGAAGCCCATTCCAAGATCTAATGTGATGCTGACTGATGGGCAAGGGAACCAATTGGGCAGAACGAATTGGCAACTGGGCGGATTTTCCAGTGGATGTGAACAGGATGTGTCAAGTTACAGCAGAGTGACTCAACATGCTGACCAGATTGATCAACTGGTTAGAAATGGTGGGGATAATATTAGGAATGCAGGCATAGGTCATGAGGTGACAAGAATGGGTAATAATACGGGCAATCATATAGAGAGTCAGACCGCAGGTTTGAATAGCAGTTTATTAGCAAGTATCTTAGCATATCCAAATATAGCTACATTTACCTCTCCAGTCGCACCTCCTAGTGCAAGCACATGCATGGTTTGGAGGCCTTCATTTCCCAACCTGCATGCTCAAGTCAACAATTGCAGTGAACCCAATTTGCTGCTCGGAAACCAAGCTCGCTGCTGGAATCTTTTGAGCAGCAGCTATATCTCACCCCAGACACACT ATGAACCTCCATCGCCTTGGCTTCCTCACCATGATCTAAACTCATCACCAAGAATAGAAGCTGATGCAGCCTCAAGTGTTACCACCTCTTTTAAATTTGCCACAGTAGTGCCAGATCAGGCCAAGAGATTGGAGAGTAAGCTTCCTACAACAATGAGTCCCTCGcgagaaaaaaactcaagtggagaaaatgagaaaaatgatttaGTTGTATTCAATGAACTCAAAGCCAATCAACAAAATTCAGAAGAGCTCTCGTGTAACATTGCAGACTCATCTTCTGCTGTCATTTCTACACCATTTGAGGGAGAAAAAGATCTAGCAAGGCCAGATGAACAAGGCATCGACCTTAATAAAACACCACTGCAGAAACCTCCAAAGAGAAGAAAGCATAGGCCAAAGGTGATTGTGGAAGGCAAACCAAAAAGGACTCCCAAGGCTGCAACCACAAAAAACACCGACCCCAAGGAGAAGTCAACTGAAAAGCGGAAGTATGTTCGCAAGGCTTTGAAAGAGCCAGCAATTCAACAAACAGATTCTGCTATAGAGACTACACCTCCCAGCTCTGCAAAGAGGAAGTATGTGCGCAAGAAGGGCCTGAATGAATCAGCAGTTCAACATACAGATTCTATTGGAGAAACCATAAATACCCGTCCTGTGAAGAGAAAGTATGTGCGCAAGAAGGGCCTGAATGAATCAGCAGTTCAACATACAGATTCTATTGGAGAAACCATAAATACCTGTCCTGTGAAGAGAAAGTATGTACGCAAGAAGGGCATAAATGAATCAGCAAATCAGCATGCAGACTCTACAGTAGGGATTGCACATTCCAGTGCTGAAGTTGGTGCAAAATCATGTAGAAGAGAATTGAGGTTTGATTTGGAAACTACCACAGATGAAAGATACAGTAATGCAGCTGCTCAGGAGGACATgctgaataaaaaaagagggaCTTTTGATCTGAACACAAGTCTTCAAGTGGCAGATTCAAGCACTACAACTTCACAGATGAACCAGCATAATAGTTTACAGGTTGAAAACAAGCAATCAGGTGCTACAAGTAACCAGACACCTCTCATGAACCAGATGGGAAGAAGTTATACATCAATTTCAGAAAGACATGCAGTAGCTGCTGAACTAACTCCAAGAAAAATCATGCACATGGAGAATTTAAACGTCAATGCAAGAGATGCACGAGGAATTGGTCAAGTTGTCTTTCTAGAAAAAAGACCAGAGCGGACTAGACAGATAACATATCAGAATACCCCTCAATCAGTACAAATGATACCattatatttaattgagggtAGAGGATCCAAGAGAGAACACCTTCATATTGAGAAAACAAACACTTGTACTTTTCAACCAGTGGGCTCATTGTTTGATGAATATTATCAAAGCATTCCAGGCGTGGGATGTTTGGAGGcccagaaaagaaacaaaacagagaATGGGACTCAAACAAACACACTGAGTATGTCTTCTTGTGTTGCAACAACTAAATATCCTGGTGAGTGGTATGTTCACCCGACAGCTTCACAGAACCTTCCAAAGCAATGTATTTCATTTAACCCGATTTTACACCTAGAAAGGACAGGAGAGTCTAATGGATTGGCTCAAGTCCATAACTCCCTCTCCCCCACCACAATAGCAGTTTGTCACAACCTTTCACAAACCCCTCTCAAAACAAACCATGCATCTGATAGCCAACTGCAACCTGAAACTTGCAACACTGAAATGTCAAGAATACAGCAGATGTCTGGAGCTACTGTGTCAATAACAATTCCATCTGGAAAGGGTAGGATGCCGCAACAACCAAAGGATATCTTGAAAGAACATCAGCAGCCATCTGCAAAGAGAAGAG GGCGACCAGCAAAGCAGAAATTCTCCTCTACAATTGAAGAAATCATACACCACATGGAGTGCCTCAGTCTCAATGCAaggagcaaaaaaataaaaaacaaagagcaaaATGCACTTGTGCCTTATAAAGGAGGTGGCACACTTGTTCCCTATGACGGGTTTGAATTTGTCAAAAAACACAAGCCAAGGCCTAAAGTAGACCTTGACCCAGAGTCAGACAGAGTATGGAAACTGCTGATGGGAAAAGAAGGAAGTGAAGGCCTTGAAAGAACAGATAAAGGGAAGGAGCAATGGTgggaggaagagagaaaagttTTTCATGGGCGAGTTGATTCATTCATTGCAAGAATGCATCTCGTTCAAG GAGATAGGCGTTTTTCAAAATGGAAGGGATCGGTTGTTGATTCGGTAATAGGAGTTTTCCTTACCCAAAATGTTTCAGATCATCTGTCAAG CTCTGCCTTCATGTCTCTAGCTTCATTATTTCCTCTGAAGTCTAGGAGCAATGCAGCTCATGACAGCCATAGGAAAGGCATCATGGTTGAAGAACCAGATGTCTGCATGCAAAACCCAAATGACATCATCAAATGGAACAGCAAGTTTAGGTATCCACTCTACAACCAAAGCCCCATTACACACCATGGATCAGCAGAACCACAGGGAGAATCTGAAACTTGGTGTATAGAAAGAGCAAGCATGGTAGGGGCACAAAGTCACAGCCTGGAGGAAGAATTTGTATCATCACAAGATTCTTTTGATTCCTCAACTGTCCAAGCAAATGGCGGAGTCAGATCCTACTCAGGCTCCAACTCCGAAACAGAAGACCCTCCTACTGGTTGCAAACCTAGCACAAGTCATGGTTTATCTTTTGTGGATCGTTTAGAGATGGAGAGTCCCACCTTGCTAGAAGAATTTGATGGTTGTGAGAGTGGGAGTTCATTGTTTCATAGGGGATCCGGGCATGAAAATGAGCAAGCAGAAGGTATACAGAACATGCAGCAAGGAGCTGGATTGGAAAGATTAGGTAATCTGAACTGCTTTTCTCCATATAATAAGCAATTCGATTACTGCAATCCACAGATGCAAGGGAAAGTGGTTTCGTGCAGTAACTATGGGTTGCTACACATGACTTCACAGTCCAATGCACAGCAAGCAGAAGGCTTCAAATTGCAGAGTGAAGATTCCATATCTTCTTGGACATCAAATTCTTCCAGATTCAACAAAGAAAAGGCTGCAAGCTGCTCAAGCAAAACTGTTGGACAAAAGGCTGCGAGTGTGGGTAAAAAAGCTGCCAGGGAATACGAGTTGCCAAGGTATCAAGAAGCTCCACTAGCAGTCCAACATTCTCTCTACAGAAAGCAATCAATGTATGAACAAAGCAGTTTTCAGCCTTACCATGAAAATCAAGTTAATGAGAGGAACGAGACCTTGCAATGGCAAAGCATGTCAGCTGGTGGACCTGTAAATCTTGCCGAAACATTGCCTGAGAAGCAAAACAGTTACACACAGCACATCTCGAATGTCCCCAGACTCACAGAAAACATTCTTGATTTTCAGAGGATCACTTCCGTGAATAAGCAAACACCCCAAGAAAACATAGTGGTTGACCCAAATACAAAGAAGAAAGTACATCCTGATAACAGGGAAAACCTCAAGTCAAATGCAAATGCCTCAAAAGCTagaaaaggaaaagttgagAGTGAGAAAGCAGATGTATTTGACTGGGATAGTTTAAGGAAGCAAGTGCAGACAAatggaagaaaagagagaaccGAAGACACGATGGATTCCTTGGACTATGAAGCAGTGCGATGTGCTGGAGTCAACGAGATTTCTGAAGCCATCAAAGAAAGAGGGATGAATAAAATTCTAGCAGAACGAATCCAG GAATTCCTAAACCGACTGGTAAGGGAACATGGAAGCATTGATTTGGAATGGTTAAGAGATGTGCCCCCTGGCAAAGCAAA GGATTATCTGCTAAGTATACGGGGGTTGGGGTTGAAAAGCGTGGAGTGTGTGCGGCTCCTAACACTTCATCATCTTGCGTTCCCA GTTGACACAAATGTTGGGAGAATAGCAGTTCGACTAGGATGGGTCCCTCTCCAGCCACTGCCAGAGTCACTGCAGTTGCACCTGCTAGAACT GTACCCAATACTCGagtcaattcaaaaatatctcTGGCCAAGATTGTGCAAACTCGATCAAAGAACACT GTATGAATTACATTACCAGATGATCACATTTGGAAAG GTCTTTTGCACAAAGAGTAGACCCAACTGTAATGCATGTCCCATGAGAGCAGAATGTAGACATTTTGCAAGTGCCTTCACAAG TGCAAGGCTTGCACTACCTGGACCAGAAACAAAGGATATAACAACTTCAACCGTTCCCTTTATGCCTGAAAAAAGCCCAAGCATAGTCATCAATCCCATGCCATTACTTCCACCTGAGGACAACCAACATAAAAGTGTGGGGTTTGATATTGGCAGTTGTGAGCCCATAATTGAAGAGCCAGTAACACCGGATCAAGAGCAGACTGAATTAGCAGAGACTGATATTGAGGACTTCGGAGAAGATCCTGATGAAATACCCACAATAAAACTCAACATGGAAGAGTTTACTGAGAATTTACAGAATTATATACATTCAAACATGGAGCTCCAAGAATACGACATGTCCAAAGCATTAGTTGCTTTGGATCCAAATGCTTCTATCCCCACACCCAAATTGAAGAATGTTAGTCGCCTACGGACAGAACACCAAGT
- the LOC7479833 gene encoding uncharacterized protein LOC7479833, whose amino-acid sequence MLGVLCARPKPNWILNSLFTHFHHQHHHHQSNDRLSLHLPHSFTAARRHHSSFCSADCGGGGAAAIWHVVQPADWRRRRGRRSVRGEGSWNVAWDGRPARWLHRPDSAWLLFGVCACLAPAIELFCDVNIEGGENVVVDVDHQEKERIDGGDLNASAVNSDDVKQDSSSSTAGSDYKVTGVLADGRCLFRAIAHMACLRNGEEAPDENRQRELADELRAQVVDELLKRREETEWFIEGDFDAYVKRIQQPYVWGGEPELLMASHVLKTMISVFMRDRTTGNLVNIANYGEEYRKDEVNPINVLFHGYGHYDILETTPGQSYKKVDL is encoded by the exons ATGCTTGGTGTACTCTGCGCACGCCCCAAGCCTAACTGGATCCTCAACTCCCTCTTCACTCATTTCCACcatcaacaccaccaccaccaaagcAACGACCGCCTTTCTTTACACCTCCCCCATTCCTTCACCGCGGCTCGCCGCCACCACTCTAGCTTTTGCAGCGCTGATTGCGGCGGTGGAGGAGCGGCGGCGATATGGCACGTGGTCCAGCCGGCGGATTGGCggaggaggagggggaggaggagTGTGAGAGGGGAAGGTTCGTGGAACGTTGCGTGGGATGGGAGACCGGCGAGGTGGCTCCACCGGCCTGATTCGGCTTGGTTGTTGTTCGGCGTTTGTGCTTGCCTTGCTCCGGCGATTGAGTTATTTTGTGACGTGAATATCGAGGGAGGTGAAAATGTTGTCGTTGATGTTGATCATCAGGAGAAGGAGAGAATTGACGGTGGTGATTTGAATGCGAGTGCAGTGAATTCTGATGATGTGAAACAGGATAGCAGTAGCTCTACTGCTGGTTCTGATTATAAAGTCACAG GGGTGCTGGCGGATGGCCGATGCCTGTTTAGAGCAATTGCTCATATGGCATGTTTGAGAAATGGAGAAGAGGCTCCTGATGAAAATCGTCAAAGAGAACTCGCAGATGAATTAAGAGCTCAA GTTGTGGATGAGCTTTTAAAGAGGCGGGAAGAAACCGAATG GTTTATTGAAGGAGATTTTGATGCATATGTCAAGAGAATTCAACAACCTTATGTATGGGGTGGAGAACCTGAGTTGTTGATGGCTTCTCATGTTTTAAA GACAATGATATCAGTGTTCATGAGAGATAGGACAACGGGTAATTTGGTAAACATAGCAAATTACGGTGAAGAGTACCGGAAAGATGAAGTCAATCCCATTAATGTGCTGTTTCATGGATATGGTCACTACGATATATTGGAGACAACCCCAGGTCAAAGTTACAAGAAAGTGGACTTGTAG